A region of the Gopherus flavomarginatus isolate rGopFla2 chromosome 1 unlocalized genomic scaffold, rGopFla2.mat.asm SUPER_1_unloc_4, whole genome shotgun sequence genome:
AAACTGGGAGGAATTAGTAGGGGAACCaaaagtggatgagaaactgggaggcagtgaccatgagattgtCGAGTTCAGGAGGGAACTGAtgagcaggatcccctgggagaataacatgaaggggaaagcagtccaggagagctggctgtatttttaaagaagctttattgaagttgcaggaaaaaaacatcccaatgtgtagaaagaacagtaaatatggcaggcaacaagcttggcttaacagtgaagtCCTTGctgtttttaaacacaaaaaagaagcttacaagaagtggaagattggacaaatgaccaggaggagtataaaaatattgctcaggcatgcaggagtgaaatcaggaaggccaaatcacacttggagttgcagttagcaagggatgttaagagtaacaagaagggtttctacaggtatgttagcaacaagaagaaagtcaaggaaagtgtgggccctttactgaatgagggaggcaacctagatACAGAGGATGGGGAAAAGCTAATGAACTCaatactttttttgcctctgtcttcacaaacaaggtcagctcccagactgctgcactggggagcaagtatgaggaggaggtgaccagccctctgtggagaaagaagtggtacaggactatttagaaaaactggacgagcacaagtccatggggccggatgtgctgcatccgagggtgctaaagagctggctgatgtgattgcagagccattggccattatctttgaaaatgcctggcaatcgggggaggtccaggatgactggaaaaagactaatgtagtgcccatctttaaaaaagagaagaaggaggatccagggaactacaggctagtcagcctcacctcagtccctggaaaaatcatggagcaggtcctcaaggaatcacttctgaagcacttagaggagaggaaagtgatcaggaacagtcatcatggattcaccaagggcaagtcatgcctaactaaCGTAATTGCCTTCAATGAGGAGATaagtggctctgtggatgaggggaaagcagtggatgtgttattccttgactttagcaaagcttttgatacagtctcccaccgTATTCTtgtggcaagttaaagaagtatggactataaggtggatagaaagctgactagattgtcgggctcaacgggtagtgatcagtggctctatgtctagttggcagccagtttcaagcggagtgccccaagggtcgatcctgggactggttttgttcaatatcttcattaatgatctagatgattAGATGGACTGCGTCCTCAACAAGTTTGcatatgacactaaactgggaggagtggtagatatgctggaggatagggataggctACAGAGGGaactaaacaaattagaggatttggccaaaagaaatctgatgaggttcaacaaggacaagtgcagagtcctgcacttaggatggtagaatcccatgcactgctacagactagagaccgaatggctagaaagcagttctgcagaaaagaacctaggggttacagtggatgagaagctggatatgagtagaCATTGTGCCCTtgatgccaagaaggctaacgacatattgggctgtataagtaggggcattgccagcagatcgagggatcttatcattctcctctattcggcattggtgagggctcatctggagtactgtgtccagttttgggccccacactagaagaaggatgtggaaaaattggaaagagtccagcggagggcaacaaaaatgattagggggctggagcatatgactcatgaggagaggctgagggaagtgggattgtttagtttgcagaagagaagagtgagggggggggatttgatagctgcattcaactacctgaaagggggttccaaagaggatggatctagactgttctcagtggaggcagatgatagaacaaggagcaatggtctcaagttgcagtgggagaggtttaggttggatattaggaaacacaatttcaaataggagggtggtgaaacactggaatgggttccctagggaggtggtggaatctccttccttagaggtttttaagggaaggcttgacaaagccctggctgggatgatttagttggagattggtcctgctttgagcagggggttggactaaatgacctcctgaggtcccttccaaccctgatattctatgattctatgaatacttTGGTAGTGGGAATTGGCTATGTGATTTTGCTGAGGTCCTCGGGGCTGGTGAAACTGCCCAGTTATTTCCACCTGTGTAAACTGAGACCCCGGAGGAGGGTGTGACTGGGTGACACCTTTGGCGAGGGAAATGAGTCAAAGGCGAGATGAGGGACTGGCGAGTTCAGTTTAGAgctgggtggggaaactgagggaggcCCAGAACCAAGATAAATTATAAAAGGTACAGAACACTTCAGTGTGAGGAGATactaaaaagactgagacttcacagcttgggaaagagatgaTTAACCAGTGTGAGAGACCCAGACAAGTTGGGTACAGGAGTctagtagagggcaaatatactagccactggatgaatagttttctgttccgtGAGTCATCAGAGCAGGAGCTGCCTTAGTTCAATCAGGAACCTGCCAGAACGAGTTAatgcaggcaggctaatcagggcacctggttttaaAAAGACCTCCCTTCAGATACTGAGGGGCGTgccaggagctgagagtgagaaggggtgctgctggaggactgaggagtaggAACGCCTTCAGGaaaaaggtcctgtggtgaggatcaAGAAGATACCGGCTGGTGGCCATGGGGAAGTCGCCAAAGGAGcggtaactgtcatgcagctggttcAGGAGATGTTGCAGAGCGCTGCtatccacaaggccctgggctgggacccagagtagagttTGGGCCTGGGTTCTGcccatgccccaactccctatttgacacaggaggagttgatgtGGGCTGTGAGGCACATCAGAGGGCAACATCTAAGTTGAAGAGGGATCTGATCTATCCTTGACACAGAGACTGCAGGAAttgttctcctcccttcccccatgctggccagcgATGAGCttagctgagtgaatggcaggtttgagtctctagcaaaagtggccaaactgagggctgccatgAACTTCTGAGGTGAGAAAATCCTCCAGAAAGTGCAGGATTCACCAAGGCAGAAGAGGGAATTTGTCACATCAGGGATATGAGAGAGGACTCTAAATCATGACTTGTATGGAAAAAattaataaggaaatgttatttactcctccacataacacaaaaattaggggtcacccagtgaaaatAATAATCAGcagatttttaataaaagaaagaaataatttCTTCACTGACACCCTATGGAACAATTTGCTGGGggactattaattattatttattataagaaCTATATAAGTTCATGGAcaataggcccatcaatggctattatccaggatgggcaggaatccAACACCACGTACTACATGTCCATAGGTCTGTTTTCCAGAGCCTGGaagtgggtgacaggggatgaatcactagatgattgcctgttcttttCAACCCGAGGTACATGGTATTGGTCACtactggaaaacaggatactgggacagatggaccattggtcttacaCAGTAGGGTGATTATGATGTTCTTGTATAGACCCAAGATATATCTGTCCCCCTCTGTAACACGCTAATTTCACTAATGCAACTTGCACACTGTAAATAAACATCCCGACTTTCAatataagccaaaaatcaagctaatcccatttcaaaacaagaccATAACAAGCCACTCCATGAAAAAAGCTCCAACATGATGTTACCAGGTTCCCCGGCATGCAGCCTGGGATTGCGGTGGGCCAGCTTTGCACCCCTGAAATCTCTCTTCCCTAGCTCCTGCTTGCCCCTCCTTGCCCGAAGATGCCAGAACATGTTAGTAccagagctgagtgggtctaatatttatttatttttcattcttttctataggaattagatacagtgttCCTGTCAGCTAATTGCTAAGTTATCGGCTTAAATAGCCCCTTGAATCATGTTTAAAATTGTCACCCCTAACTAACGCTTAAATGTCTCCGTTGCACATGGGGAGCGGGGGAGAACGGACCTGGGGATAATCCAGTGAGTGACAAGGGGAGGGTAAGACAGGAGCATGCAACAGGGACAGGGCCTtgcggggaagaggcagagcaggggcagggagttggtaGAAGAGGAGTGGCAAAGGGGCCTTGAGGACCTAGTAACAAACACTTAGAAAGGTGTCATCTCAATGAGTTGTACACAGACTGATTCCCCAATTGGTCACACACTGACAGTGCACAAAAAGTTCAGGAAAGAGATTAATGTCTCTCTAACTGCCCAGTCAGAGTCAGGGAAGAGAGCCCAGCACcatgtcaccagccagctctgtTTGGAGCTGGGCCTGAAAGACAGAGCACCAGGGAAAACTTTAGGTCCCTTTACAagtaaagagctggagcagcctgtCCCAAATATGTTTGGTCCCCACCCCGTAGATGATGGAATTCAGCATGGGGGGCACCAGAAAGTACATGTTGGTCATGAAAACATGGAAATTCTGGCCAAACTGGTGTGTGAGGATGGAGAAGAGAGATGGGATGCAAAAGGCTAAGAAgacacagaggtgggagctgcaggtcctaAAAGTCTGGAGCCGGGCGTCCTtcgtggggaggctgaagatggccctgaggatctgggtgtaGGATAGAGTGATAAAAAACATATCCAAACCAGACACCAATATTGCCACAGAGAGGCTGTAGTAACTATTGATGCTGATGTTGGCGCAGGCCAGTTTCACCAAGGTCATGCCATCACAGTACATGTCGGGGATGATGTtagttctgcaatatggccactgcctCACCAGGAAGGGATAGGACAGTACGATTATGCAGCCATGCAGCACCATAGCCAGGCCAATCATGGCCACCACAGGGTTTGTCAGGATGGCGGAACATCTcaggggatcacagatggccacatagcaatcaaaagccatggccacaaagatcccagactccatcactgagaagcagtgaatgaagtacagtTGAATGAGGCAGACACTGAATTCAATCTCCCTGGagttgaaccagaagatgctcagcattttgggcagGATAGATGTGGACATGACCAGGTCGGTGATGGCCAGCATACAGTGGAAATAGTACATGCGCTCATGGAAGCTCGGCTCCATCTTCacgatgaacaggatggtgaagtatCCCAAGATGGctatggtgcagaaggggatggagatccagacatgggctgtctccaggccaggaatgcccagcaggatgaaggtggaggggttggtgaaatCGGTTGCATTGGAATCAGACATGGAGTAGGAgagaaggtgtccaactctgaggcagaatAGTGTCTCCTGCATGTACTGTACGTTCTTCTGACTTCCTGTACGTGCCCAGGGTGATGGTCGCTGtacaaatgcctggatggagagacgATGTGAATATGAGACATTACATGTACTACTGGAGGATGTTCTCATGCGAGAAGCAGATTGCTCgctcttcacacactgaaaaatgacattttcattattcaGAGAAATAAATCATTAACAACTGATCTTACTCTATGTGTCAATAATTCCTACACATCTTGTGGTGGGAAAATATAATAGGTCCTTAGTGCAATGAAAGCCAGGCTAGAGAGTCCTTGTTGTAGGCCTCTGATTGGGTCTCTGGAGGCTGGGGGTAGCCTAGTGACTAGAATGCCAAGGAGGGGGGCAGAAACTGGAGGAGGCTGGCTGCCTTCACCCACTTCTTCCTGGCCCAGGAACTCGAAGCCACTTCCTATCCAAGTCCTTAAATTTGGGATGTGGGCCCCAAGAGTCCAGATTCCCCTTCCTGTGGGGTTTCTCAATAGGTTCTTCCCTATTTAACCAGAGGGGGAGGCTAACTGGCTCCTGTGGCTCGGTGTCATTGAAAAACCCTTGCTCATTTGCAGAAGTGTCCAAAACAAAGATAATGTTCGGATGCCTAAGGAATGGGATAGTGAATAACCTGGTATGAACATGCACTCGGTTTTGATCACTCAATCCCTATAAAGGATATAGCAGATAGAAAGGGGATTTCTGAGACAGGCTGTGAGAATGGCAGAGGCTGCCTGATGCAGACAGACTGAAAAGTTGGGAACTgttagtttagagaagagacaaagaatCATAAAGTCATAGAAGATGAGGTTTGGATAGTACCTCAGGATGTCGTCCAGTGCaatcccctgctgaaagcaggaccagcaccaactaaatcatcccagccagggctttctcaagccaggccttaataacctctaaggaaggagattccatcacctccctagggaacccattccagtgcttcaccaccctcctagtgaaattgtgtttcctaatatccaacctaaacctctcccactgcaacttgagaccattgctcctgttctgtcatctgccaccactgagaacagccgagctccatcctctttggaaactccctttcagatagttgaaagcagctatcaaatcccccctcactcttctcttctgcagactaaagaagcccagttccctcagcctcccctcataagttatgtgctccagctctcaataattttagttgccctccgctggactctttccaattgaggggcccaaaactggacacagtatccagatgaggcctcaccagtgcagaatagaggggaatgatcacgtccctcgatctgctagcaatgctcctactaatgcagtccgaaatgcctttagccttcttggcaacaagggcacgctgttgactcatatccagcttctcattcactgtaatccccaggtccttttctgcagaacttctgtttAGCCATTCGGCCTGGGAATTTttccctcctaagtgcaggactcttttggcccagttcatcccatcatccagatccttAATGAAGaggttgaacaaaaccggccatTGGATCGACCCCTGCGGCACTCTGATTGATATCGGTTGCCAGCTAAACACTGAGCCATtcatcactacccattgagcccgacaagctagccagctttctatcccccTTATAGATCACTTTAACTCGATGGGAAGAATCCTGTGGGAGACTGTAACaaatgctttgctaaagtcaaaatatatcacgtccactgctttcctcatatccacagagcaggtagtcaggttggtcaggcatgtcttgcccttggtgaatccatgttgactgttcctgatcaccttcctgtcctccaagtgcttcaaaatggattccttgcaGACTTTCTCCATGATTTTGACGAGGACTAAAGAGAGGTTGCCTGGTCTGTGGTTCCCCaagttttctttcttctcttttttagaGATGGGCACTAGCTTTGCCTTTTTCCAAACATCCAAACACCTATTGAcacaatttttcaaaaataatggttAATGAGTCTGCAATCACATGAGCCAATGCCCTCAGCCCCCTTGGATGCATTAGCTCTGGAACCATGGACTTGTgtttgtccagcttttctaaatagaccctgttgtgtatttggttgtcatggtttttgttcctatggcaactgagttagattattaggggatagcccagctaGCTTGAGCTGGTCAGGTGAggtctgtgtctgtaaataaatgatagttttgttagctgtctgctctctgggcctcaggtgatttcttcctaaaccagctgcccccaaggatataacaagtggcaacGAGGCTGGGATCCCggtgctgccccactaacagaaggaagtagaagtcaaggtaaagaacaaacaaacaaaaactgcttgtttgcactgactgtgaaagtgaaactaaaaatcatggctgcTCTGCTCAGgtcactggaaccttttgaggaGAATATAGTGCTGTGGCCTgtgtatactgagtgttttgacCTTTtcgttattgcaaatgacattacagaagagaagaaggtgccaatattgttaagtgttgtaggggctaaaacctactccctgctacgcagcttactacaccctggtaagcctgagactaaatcttacagtgacattgtcaaggtatgattccccactctgaaccttagcgtccaaaagatgaggtacctgcatgaacccctctaagcttaattactagcttagaaatagtagagctgccaccacccaaaaatatagtgttttgggacactttctggcccccaaacccttccctggggaccccaaaacccaaaccccttgggtctcaaaacaaagggaaataaaccattcccctcctttcttcctcccagattctcccctccctgggttacactgggagatccctgtgattcaaactccttgaatctaaaatcagagaggaaattcaccttcctccccttctctccccctctcagactctccctgagagagagacagtgatcccaacacagagagaaatcaggcttttcctccccccttctctcctttctcccaccaattccctggtgagtccagaccccgtcccctggggtcttataaaagaattaaaaaaaaaacaatcaggttcttaaaaaggaaaagcttataattaaagaaagaaaaaaaagtaaaaattatctc
Encoded here:
- the LOC127040847 gene encoding olfactory receptor 52R1-like, which codes for MSDSNATDFTNPSTFILLGIPGLETAHVWISIPFCTIAILGYFTILFIVKMEPSFHERMYYFHCMLAITDLVMSTSILPKMLSIFWFNSREIEFSVCLIQLYFIHCFSVMESGIFVAMAFDCYVAICDPLRCSAILTNPVVAMIGLAMVLHGCIIVLSYPFLVRQWPYCRTNIIPDMYCDGMTLVKLACANISINSYYSLSVAILVSGLDMFFITLSYTQILRAIFSLPTKDARLQTFRTCSSHLCVFLAFCIPSLFSILTHQFGQNFHVFMTNMYFLVPPMLNSIIYGVGTKHIWDRLLQLFTCKGT